One region of Sardina pilchardus chromosome 18, fSarPil1.1, whole genome shotgun sequence genomic DNA includes:
- the anxa11a gene encoding annexin A11a isoform X2, with translation MSYPGYPPQPGYPQAGGYPPQAGGYPPQPGAYPPQAGGYPPQPGGYPPQAGGYPPQPGAYPPQPGAYPSMPPSGGWGVPSIGLDNVSNPGFNAPGMPGMPGQGMPGQGMPQGPGMGYPGGPPAGQPMPGYPGVPGMNPSMPGYPKAPSPNPSMPAYPKVPSPNPSMPGYGGGAPVAPAVNRGFRGTIQDFPGADPLKDVEVLRKAMKGFGTDEAAIINLLGSRSTRQRVPLLVTFKTAYGKDLIKDLKSELSGNFEKLVLTMMKTPAQLDASELHDAIKGAGTDEACLIEILSSRSNAEIREINQVYKTEYKKKLEDAISGDTSGHFRRLLISLAQGNRDERENVDISLAKQDAQSLYAAGENKLGTDESKFNAILCARSKPHLRAVFHEYQQMCGRDIEKSIDREMSGDLESGMLAVVKCIKNTPGYFAERLYKAMKGAGTKDRTLIRIMVTRSEVDMLDIRQEYMRNYGKSLYNAISGDTSGDYKKLLMKLCGGSD, from the exons ATGAGTTATCCAGGATATCCTCCTCAGCCTGGCTACCCTCAAGCGGGTGGATACCCACCCCAGGCTGGGGGCTATCCTCCCCAGCCAGGCGCCTACCCACCCCAGGCCGGAGGTTATCCTCCCCAGCCAGGTGGCTACCCTCCTCAGGCAGGAGGGTATCCACCTCAGCCTGGCGCTTACCCTCCACAGCCCGGCGCATATCCCTCCATGCCTCCATCAG GAGGGTGGGGTGTTCCCTCTATCGGGCTTGACAATGTGTCAAACCCTGGATTTAATGCTCCCGGCATGCCAGGAATG CCAGGACAAGGTATGCCAGGACAAGGTATGCCTCAAGGCCCTGGGATGGGCTACCCAGGTGGACCACCGGCAGGCCAGCCAATGCCAGGTTATCCTGGTGTACCCGGCATGAACCCTTCCATGCCCGGATACCCCAAAGCACCATCGCCAAACCCGTCCATGCCAGCCTACCCCAAAGTGCCTTCACCCAATCCGTCCATGCCAGGCTATGGAGGAGGTGCTCCTGTCGCTCCTGCCGTCAAT AGAGGATTCAGGGGGACCATCCAGGACTTTCCAGGGGCTGATCCTTTGAAAGATGTGGAGGTTCTAAGAAAAGCCATGAAAGGTTTTG GGACCGACGAGGCTGCCATTATTAATCTACTTGGCAGTCGCTCAACCAGGCAGCGTGTTCCTCTCCTGGTAACATTCAAGACGGCCTATGGAAAG GATCTGATTAAAGACCTGAAGTCTGAGCTCTCAGGGAACTTTGAGAAGCTTGTGTTGACCATGATGAAAACTCCTGCCCAGTTGGATGCGTCCGAGCTTCATGATGCCATTAAG GGAGCTGGAACTGATGAGGCCTGCCTGATCGAGATTCTGTCCTCTCGATCCAATGCAGAGATTCGAGAAATCAATCAGGTCTACAAAACAG aGTACAAGAAGAAACTGGAGGATGCCATTAGTGGAGATACCTCAGGTCATTTCCGTAGACTCCTGATCTCTCTTGCTCAG GGCAACCGTGATGAAAGGGAAAATGTGGACATATCTCTGGCTAAGCAAGATGCACAG AGTCTCTATGCTGCTGGAGAAAACAAGCTGGGCACAGATGAATCCAAATTCAACGCCATTCTGTGTGCTCGGAGCAAACCTCACCTCAGAGCAG tatttcatgAGTACCAGCAGATGTGTGGCAGGGACATTGAGAAGAGCATTGACAGAGAGATGTCTGGTGACCTTGAGAGTGGCATGCTGGCTGTTG TAAAGTGCATCAAGAACACACCTGGGTACTTTGCTGAGAGGCTGTACAAGGCTATGAAG GGCGCTGGGACCAAAGACCGGACTCTGATTCGTATCATGGTGACCCGCTCCGAGGTGGACATGCTGGATATCCGACAGGAATACATGAGGAATTATGGGAAGTCTCTCTACAACGCCATCTCT GGTGACACTTCAGGAGACTACAAGAAACTTTTGATGAAGCTGTGTGGAGGGAGTGACTAG
- the anxa11a gene encoding annexin A11a isoform X3 produces MAALFAGYLLVMGLLELFTANLLANQTMGGGYPTPQPGGFGAPPPNQQPYGLYPQPGQGMPGQGMPQGPGMGYPGGPPAGQPMPGYPGVPGMNPSMPGYPKAPSPNPSMPAYPKVPSPNPSMPGYGGGAPVAPAVNRGFRGTIQDFPGADPLKDVEVLRKAMKGFGTDEAAIINLLGSRSTRQRVPLLVTFKTAYGKDLIKDLKSELSGNFEKLVLTMMKTPAQLDASELHDAIKGAGTDEACLIEILSSRSNAEIREINQVYKTEYKKKLEDAISGDTSGHFRRLLISLAQGNRDERENVDISLAKQDAQSLYAAGENKLGTDESKFNAILCARSKPHLRAVFHEYQQMCGRDIEKSIDREMSGDLESGMLAVVKCIKNTPGYFAERLYKAMKGAGTKDRTLIRIMVTRSEVDMLDIRQEYMRNYGKSLYNAISGDTSGDYKKLLMKLCGGSD; encoded by the exons atggcagcgctttttgcAGGCTATTtactcgttatgggacttttggaactgtttacagccaatctcttg GCCAACCAGACCATGGGAGGTGGGTATCCTACCCCGCAGCCAGGGGGCTTTGGTGCCCCTCCCCCTAACCAACAGCCCTATGGCCTGTACCCCCAGCCAGGACAAGGTATGCCAGGACAAGGTATGCCTCAAGGCCCTGGGATGGGCTACCCAGGTGGACCACCGGCAGGCCAGCCAATGCCAGGTTATCCTGGTGTACCCGGCATGAACCCTTCCATGCCCGGATACCCCAAAGCACCATCGCCAAACCCGTCCATGCCAGCCTACCCCAAAGTGCCTTCACCCAATCCGTCCATGCCAGGCTATGGAGGAGGTGCTCCTGTCGCTCCTGCCGTCAAT AGAGGATTCAGGGGGACCATCCAGGACTTTCCAGGGGCTGATCCTTTGAAAGATGTGGAGGTTCTAAGAAAAGCCATGAAAGGTTTTG GGACCGACGAGGCTGCCATTATTAATCTACTTGGCAGTCGCTCAACCAGGCAGCGTGTTCCTCTCCTGGTAACATTCAAGACGGCCTATGGAAAG GATCTGATTAAAGACCTGAAGTCTGAGCTCTCAGGGAACTTTGAGAAGCTTGTGTTGACCATGATGAAAACTCCTGCCCAGTTGGATGCGTCCGAGCTTCATGATGCCATTAAG GGAGCTGGAACTGATGAGGCCTGCCTGATCGAGATTCTGTCCTCTCGATCCAATGCAGAGATTCGAGAAATCAATCAGGTCTACAAAACAG aGTACAAGAAGAAACTGGAGGATGCCATTAGTGGAGATACCTCAGGTCATTTCCGTAGACTCCTGATCTCTCTTGCTCAG GGCAACCGTGATGAAAGGGAAAATGTGGACATATCTCTGGCTAAGCAAGATGCACAG AGTCTCTATGCTGCTGGAGAAAACAAGCTGGGCACAGATGAATCCAAATTCAACGCCATTCTGTGTGCTCGGAGCAAACCTCACCTCAGAGCAG tatttcatgAGTACCAGCAGATGTGTGGCAGGGACATTGAGAAGAGCATTGACAGAGAGATGTCTGGTGACCTTGAGAGTGGCATGCTGGCTGTTG TAAAGTGCATCAAGAACACACCTGGGTACTTTGCTGAGAGGCTGTACAAGGCTATGAAG GGCGCTGGGACCAAAGACCGGACTCTGATTCGTATCATGGTGACCCGCTCCGAGGTGGACATGCTGGATATCCGACAGGAATACATGAGGAATTATGGGAAGTCTCTCTACAACGCCATCTCT GGTGACACTTCAGGAGACTACAAGAAACTTTTGATGAAGCTGTGTGGAGGGAGTGACTAG
- the anxa11a gene encoding annexin A11a isoform X1 has translation MSYPGYPPQPGYPQAGGYPPQAGGYPPQPGAYPPQAGGYPPQPGGYPPQAGGYPPQPGAYPPQPGAYPSMPPSGGWGVPSIGLDNVSNPGFNAPGMPGMANQTMGGGYPTPQPGGFGAPPPNQQPYGLYPQPGQGMPGQGMPQGPGMGYPGGPPAGQPMPGYPGVPGMNPSMPGYPKAPSPNPSMPAYPKVPSPNPSMPGYGGGAPVAPAVNRGFRGTIQDFPGADPLKDVEVLRKAMKGFGTDEAAIINLLGSRSTRQRVPLLVTFKTAYGKDLIKDLKSELSGNFEKLVLTMMKTPAQLDASELHDAIKGAGTDEACLIEILSSRSNAEIREINQVYKTEYKKKLEDAISGDTSGHFRRLLISLAQGNRDERENVDISLAKQDAQSLYAAGENKLGTDESKFNAILCARSKPHLRAVFHEYQQMCGRDIEKSIDREMSGDLESGMLAVVKCIKNTPGYFAERLYKAMKGAGTKDRTLIRIMVTRSEVDMLDIRQEYMRNYGKSLYNAISGDTSGDYKKLLMKLCGGSD, from the exons ATGAGTTATCCAGGATATCCTCCTCAGCCTGGCTACCCTCAAGCGGGTGGATACCCACCCCAGGCTGGGGGCTATCCTCCCCAGCCAGGCGCCTACCCACCCCAGGCCGGAGGTTATCCTCCCCAGCCAGGTGGCTACCCTCCTCAGGCAGGAGGGTATCCACCTCAGCCTGGCGCTTACCCTCCACAGCCCGGCGCATATCCCTCCATGCCTCCATCAG GAGGGTGGGGTGTTCCCTCTATCGGGCTTGACAATGTGTCAAACCCTGGATTTAATGCTCCCGGCATGCCAGGAATG GCCAACCAGACCATGGGAGGTGGGTATCCTACCCCGCAGCCAGGGGGCTTTGGTGCCCCTCCCCCTAACCAACAGCCCTATGGCCTGTACCCCCAGCCAGGACAAGGTATGCCAGGACAAGGTATGCCTCAAGGCCCTGGGATGGGCTACCCAGGTGGACCACCGGCAGGCCAGCCAATGCCAGGTTATCCTGGTGTACCCGGCATGAACCCTTCCATGCCCGGATACCCCAAAGCACCATCGCCAAACCCGTCCATGCCAGCCTACCCCAAAGTGCCTTCACCCAATCCGTCCATGCCAGGCTATGGAGGAGGTGCTCCTGTCGCTCCTGCCGTCAAT AGAGGATTCAGGGGGACCATCCAGGACTTTCCAGGGGCTGATCCTTTGAAAGATGTGGAGGTTCTAAGAAAAGCCATGAAAGGTTTTG GGACCGACGAGGCTGCCATTATTAATCTACTTGGCAGTCGCTCAACCAGGCAGCGTGTTCCTCTCCTGGTAACATTCAAGACGGCCTATGGAAAG GATCTGATTAAAGACCTGAAGTCTGAGCTCTCAGGGAACTTTGAGAAGCTTGTGTTGACCATGATGAAAACTCCTGCCCAGTTGGATGCGTCCGAGCTTCATGATGCCATTAAG GGAGCTGGAACTGATGAGGCCTGCCTGATCGAGATTCTGTCCTCTCGATCCAATGCAGAGATTCGAGAAATCAATCAGGTCTACAAAACAG aGTACAAGAAGAAACTGGAGGATGCCATTAGTGGAGATACCTCAGGTCATTTCCGTAGACTCCTGATCTCTCTTGCTCAG GGCAACCGTGATGAAAGGGAAAATGTGGACATATCTCTGGCTAAGCAAGATGCACAG AGTCTCTATGCTGCTGGAGAAAACAAGCTGGGCACAGATGAATCCAAATTCAACGCCATTCTGTGTGCTCGGAGCAAACCTCACCTCAGAGCAG tatttcatgAGTACCAGCAGATGTGTGGCAGGGACATTGAGAAGAGCATTGACAGAGAGATGTCTGGTGACCTTGAGAGTGGCATGCTGGCTGTTG TAAAGTGCATCAAGAACACACCTGGGTACTTTGCTGAGAGGCTGTACAAGGCTATGAAG GGCGCTGGGACCAAAGACCGGACTCTGATTCGTATCATGGTGACCCGCTCCGAGGTGGACATGCTGGATATCCGACAGGAATACATGAGGAATTATGGGAAGTCTCTCTACAACGCCATCTCT GGTGACACTTCAGGAGACTACAAGAAACTTTTGATGAAGCTGTGTGGAGGGAGTGACTAG